Proteins from a genomic interval of Lolium perenne isolate Kyuss_39 chromosome 1, Kyuss_2.0, whole genome shotgun sequence:
- the LOC127291819 gene encoding uncharacterized protein isoform X1: MADEGSGKSFELTNLWIISNNCSGYIVQFHVNINLNIFPMQIFLIHVHVPEDLRPQQKIANIYFNAALADDWHGLERYDLVPYHAAHAQKQWRLRAAAGKSVEESLANKQSRRIYELSSTQSGST; the protein is encoded by the exons ATGGCAGATGAGGGATCAGGGAAATCATTCGAGCTAACAAACCTGTGGATCATCTCAAATAATTGTTCTGGGTATATAGTTCAGTTCCATGTAAATATTAACCTCAATATTTTTCCAATGCAGATATTTCTCATACATGTACATGTGCCTGAGGATTTGAGACCCCAACAGAAGATTGCCAATATCTACTTCAATGCTG CTCTGGCCGACGACTGGCACGGGCTCGAGAGATACGACCTGGTGCCCTACCACGCCGCGCACGCGCAGAAACAGTGGCGGCTTCGAGCAGCAGCCGGAAAGAGTGTTGAGGAAT CTCTAGCCAACAAGCAATCCAGGAGGATATATGAACTATCATCCACACAATCTGGATCGACATAG
- the LOC127291819 gene encoding uncharacterized protein isoform X2 — protein MVARDVEEPKFVGARRGARRGGVPTSPQIFLIHVHVPEDLRPQQKIANIYFNAALADDWHGLERYDLVPYHAAHAQKQWRLRAAAGKSVEESLANKQSRRIYELSSTQSGST, from the exons ATGGTGGCGCGAGACGTGGAGGAGCCCAAATTTGTTGGAGCACGTCGAGGCGCAAGGCGTGGTGGAGTCCCTACCTCTCCCCAG ATATTTCTCATACATGTACATGTGCCTGAGGATTTGAGACCCCAACAGAAGATTGCCAATATCTACTTCAATGCTG CTCTGGCCGACGACTGGCACGGGCTCGAGAGATACGACCTGGTGCCCTACCACGCCGCGCACGCGCAGAAACAGTGGCGGCTTCGAGCAGCAGCCGGAAAGAGTGTTGAGGAAT CTCTAGCCAACAAGCAATCCAGGAGGATATATGAACTATCATCCACACAATCTGGATCGACATAG